From one Nocardioides sp. Kera G14 genomic stretch:
- a CDS encoding Lrp/AsnC family transcriptional regulator — protein MSPDPTRPVVALDDVSKAIIEQLQADGRRSYAAIGKVVGLSEAAVRQRVQRLVDSGVMQVVAVTDPLQLGFARQAMVGLKVTGSLETVADALAELDEVDYVVITAGTFDVLVEVVCESDERLLELISTRIRAVPGVISTETFMYLKLRKQSYAWGVR, from the coding sequence ATGTCTCCAGACCCGACCCGGCCCGTGGTGGCGCTCGACGACGTCAGCAAGGCGATCATCGAGCAGTTGCAGGCGGACGGGCGCCGTTCGTACGCCGCCATCGGGAAGGTCGTCGGCCTCTCGGAGGCTGCCGTGCGCCAGCGGGTACAGCGCCTCGTCGACTCCGGCGTGATGCAGGTGGTCGCCGTGACGGACCCGCTGCAGCTCGGCTTCGCACGGCAGGCGATGGTCGGCCTCAAGGTGACCGGCTCGCTCGAGACGGTGGCCGATGCGCTCGCCGAGCTCGACGAGGTGGACTACGTCGTCATCACGGCCGGCACCTTCGACGTGCTCGTCGAGGTGGTCTGCGAGTCCGACGAGCGGCTGCTCGAGCTCATCTCCACGCGTATCCGCGCCGTGCCCGGCGTGATCAGCACCGAGACGTTCATGTACCTCAAGCTGCGCAAGCAGTCCTACGCCTGGGGCGTGCGCTGA
- a CDS encoding APC family permease, producing MTTARPDDLVVSADTAEETAKLQKHFGRSDIYFFLVCTLFGVDGLGTLAGSGGSGFTWLVLCLVFFAVPSSLILAELGAAYTEEGGPYVWVRMAFGHLVGAVNNFFYWITNPVWMGGTLVGTAIGGLSVFIHSGSDWSKPAWYVFGLIFIWAGALFAILSFRVGKWVATVGAFARFALLGVFLLTVLLYAAKHGVHGLGFSDYKPDFSSFVALVPLILFSLVGFELPSAAGEEMEDPARDVPPGIIKSVITTALLYGVPVLGILTVIPSDQVSGLDGFPSAVRQALTVFGGSVDVAGDGTVTASLSGFGQLIGLIMGILIAIVAFTSGLTWVMGSDRTLAVSCYDGAGPRYFGQFSARFGTPVRVNVLSGVMSTIVFVATLEITDGNAAKFFSVALNMAISTTLISYLFIFPAAWVLRHRRPSDPRPFRAPWLPALTIISTVAIVFCTIQILFPGLGDDWFGPDYIWDGWKHSERWTFFLTEFIPLLAFIAIAVGFWALGRAHIRRSEAESKTEVGAA from the coding sequence ATGACCACCGCACGCCCCGACGACCTCGTCGTCTCAGCCGACACCGCTGAGGAGACGGCGAAGCTGCAGAAGCACTTCGGTCGCAGCGACATCTACTTCTTCCTCGTCTGCACCCTCTTCGGGGTCGACGGTCTCGGAACACTCGCCGGAAGCGGTGGGTCGGGGTTCACCTGGCTCGTGCTGTGCCTGGTCTTCTTCGCTGTGCCGTCGTCCCTCATCCTCGCCGAGCTCGGCGCGGCCTACACGGAGGAGGGCGGCCCGTACGTGTGGGTGCGGATGGCGTTCGGCCACCTCGTCGGGGCGGTCAACAACTTCTTCTACTGGATCACCAACCCGGTCTGGATGGGCGGCACGCTGGTCGGCACCGCGATCGGTGGCCTCTCGGTCTTCATCCACTCGGGCTCTGACTGGTCGAAGCCAGCCTGGTACGTCTTCGGCCTGATCTTCATCTGGGCAGGAGCGCTCTTCGCGATCCTCTCCTTCCGGGTCGGCAAGTGGGTCGCCACGGTCGGTGCCTTCGCACGCTTCGCCCTGCTCGGCGTCTTCCTGCTCACCGTCCTCCTCTACGCCGCGAAGCACGGCGTCCACGGTCTCGGGTTCTCCGACTACAAGCCGGACTTCTCCAGCTTCGTTGCGCTGGTCCCGCTCATCCTGTTCAGCCTCGTCGGCTTCGAGCTCCCGAGCGCCGCGGGCGAGGAGATGGAGGACCCGGCACGTGACGTGCCGCCCGGCATCATCAAGTCGGTCATCACGACCGCCCTCCTGTACGGCGTCCCGGTGCTCGGCATCCTCACCGTGATCCCCTCGGACCAGGTCTCGGGTCTCGACGGTTTCCCGTCCGCCGTACGCCAGGCGCTGACCGTCTTCGGCGGCTCGGTCGACGTCGCCGGTGACGGCACCGTGACCGCGTCACTGAGCGGCTTCGGCCAGCTGATCGGCCTGATCATGGGCATCCTGATCGCGATCGTCGCCTTCACCTCGGGCCTGACGTGGGTGATGGGCTCGGACCGCACCCTGGCGGTCTCCTGTTACGACGGCGCAGGGCCGCGCTACTTCGGCCAGTTCTCCGCCCGCTTCGGCACGCCGGTGCGCGTCAACGTCCTCTCCGGCGTCATGTCGACGATCGTCTTCGTCGCGACGCTCGAGATCACCGACGGCAATGCGGCCAAGTTCTTCTCGGTCGCCCTCAACATGGCGATCTCGACGACGCTGATCTCCTACCTCTTCATCTTCCCTGCGGCCTGGGTGCTGCGGCACCGGCGTCCGAGTGACCCACGGCCGTTCAGGGCGCCGTGGCTGCCGGCCCTCACGATCATCTCCACGGTCGCGATCGTCTTCTGCACGATCCAGATCCTCTTCCCCGGGCTCGGTGACGACTGGTTCGGCCCGGACTACATCTGGGACGGCTGGAAGCACAGCGAGCGCTGGACCTTCTTCCTCACCGAGTTCATCCCACTGCTCGCCTTCATCGCGATCGCCGTCGGCTTCTGGGCTCTGGGCCGGGCCCACATCCGACGGTCCGAGGCGGAGTCGAAGACCGAGGTCGGAGCGGCATGA
- a CDS encoding spermidine/putrescine ABC transporter substrate-binding protein produces the protein MRRRTLLKGGGVAVAGIAGVASLPLFSSPDRHQDPTKRRAKDISASDPVLTISNWPLYIDEDDDGYVSTLTAFKKKFGAKVNYHTDVTDNVVFFQKVVNQLGSGASTGRDMFMLTDWMAARMIQMGWIQPIDPAKVPNLHQNIISSLKAPDWDPERKYSAPWQAGFTGMAYNKKYLDKPPATIKELLTRPDLKGKVAVMTEMRDTMGLVLLGLGYDPANFTDAQWSEGIELLEKAKASGHIRAFSGQEYTDDLTAGNTVACLAWSGDMAASEDPHLKFVVPEEGMMIWSDNMLIPNQAQHQSLAEEWINYYYEPEVAAKLADYNWYVSPVNGIRPFLEDLDPDILADPDLSNLILPDETYLKQTHGFMALKEFQIRNYEGDFSHVSGV, from the coding sequence ATGAGGCGACGTACTCTCCTCAAGGGCGGGGGCGTGGCGGTCGCAGGGATCGCCGGCGTCGCCTCACTGCCGCTCTTCTCCTCGCCCGACAGGCACCAGGACCCCACGAAGCGGCGGGCGAAGGACATCTCGGCGAGCGACCCGGTGCTGACGATCAGCAACTGGCCGCTGTACATCGATGAGGATGACGACGGTTACGTCTCGACGCTCACGGCGTTCAAGAAGAAGTTCGGGGCCAAGGTCAACTACCACACCGACGTCACCGACAACGTCGTCTTCTTCCAGAAGGTCGTCAACCAGCTCGGCTCGGGCGCCTCGACCGGTCGCGACATGTTCATGCTCACCGACTGGATGGCGGCCCGCATGATCCAGATGGGGTGGATCCAGCCGATCGACCCGGCCAAGGTGCCGAACCTCCACCAGAACATCATCAGCTCGCTCAAGGCGCCCGACTGGGACCCGGAGCGGAAGTACTCCGCCCCGTGGCAGGCCGGTTTCACGGGCATGGCCTACAACAAGAAGTACCTCGACAAGCCACCCGCCACGATCAAGGAGCTGCTCACCCGGCCCGACCTCAAGGGCAAGGTCGCGGTGATGACCGAGATGCGCGACACGATGGGGCTGGTCCTCCTCGGCCTCGGCTACGACCCCGCCAACTTCACCGACGCCCAGTGGAGCGAGGGCATCGAGCTCCTGGAGAAGGCCAAGGCCTCCGGTCACATCCGCGCCTTCTCCGGGCAGGAGTACACCGACGACCTGACCGCGGGCAACACCGTCGCGTGCCTCGCGTGGTCCGGCGACATGGCGGCCTCGGAGGATCCCCACCTCAAGTTCGTCGTGCCCGAGGAGGGGATGATGATCTGGTCGGACAACATGCTGATCCCCAACCAGGCCCAGCACCAGTCGCTGGCCGAGGAGTGGATCAACTACTACTACGAGCCCGAGGTCGCGGCGAAGCTCGCTGACTACAACTGGTACGTCAGCCCGGTGAACGGCATCCGTCCGTTCCTCGAGGACCTCGACCCCGACATCCTCGCCGACCCCGACCTGTCCAACCTGATCCTTCCCGACGAGACCTACCTGAAGCAGACCCAT
- a CDS encoding NAD(P)/FAD-dependent oxidoreductase: protein MPQTSSYGDLSLWHATAGDPLEPRVSLTTDLVADVCIVGAGYTGLWTAYYLAEARPDMRIVVVDKEIAGFGASGRNGGWASALFPKDLGSPALDAAMRDSVDEVIRAAAAEGIDADIAKGGTVVLARSAAQWARAQADAAHSGLQLLDEIDARALLNATDTLGGTYTPDCAAIHPAKLVRGLARAVEARGVPLYEQSPVIGIGDHVVTTASGSVTADVVVRATEGYTPTLPGFERELIPVYSLVIATAPLPESVWAEIGLRRRETFSDYRNLIIYGQRTADNRLVFGGRGAPYHFNSRIAAGNDRDERVFASLYATLLEMFPVLRGTKVTHSWGGALGIPRDWCASVGIDRRTGLAWAGGYVGDGVTTTNLAGRTLRDLILGTPSPLVELPWVNHRSPTWEPEPFRWLGVNAGLRTMTFADTEERVSGRPSLAARLMTPFLGGH from the coding sequence ATGCCCCAGACGTCGTCGTACGGCGACCTCTCGCTGTGGCACGCCACGGCGGGTGATCCGCTCGAGCCGCGGGTGTCGCTCACGACCGATCTCGTCGCGGACGTCTGCATCGTCGGCGCGGGGTACACCGGCCTCTGGACGGCGTACTACCTCGCCGAGGCGCGCCCGGACATGCGCATCGTCGTGGTGGACAAGGAGATCGCCGGTTTCGGGGCGTCGGGCCGCAACGGCGGCTGGGCCTCCGCGCTCTTCCCGAAGGACCTGGGCTCGCCCGCGCTCGACGCCGCGATGCGTGACTCCGTGGACGAGGTGATCCGTGCGGCCGCGGCGGAAGGGATCGACGCCGACATCGCCAAGGGCGGCACCGTCGTCCTCGCCCGCTCGGCCGCGCAGTGGGCGAGAGCGCAGGCTGATGCGGCCCACTCCGGCCTGCAGCTCCTCGACGAGATCGATGCGCGCGCCCTGCTCAACGCGACCGACACGCTGGGCGGGACCTACACGCCCGACTGTGCAGCGATCCATCCCGCCAAGCTCGTCCGCGGCCTGGCCCGTGCGGTCGAGGCGCGAGGCGTCCCCCTCTACGAGCAGTCGCCGGTCATCGGGATCGGCGACCACGTCGTCACGACGGCGAGCGGTTCGGTGACCGCCGACGTCGTCGTCCGTGCGACGGAGGGCTACACCCCGACCCTTCCGGGGTTCGAGCGCGAGCTGATCCCCGTCTACTCCCTCGTCATCGCGACCGCTCCCCTGCCCGAGTCGGTCTGGGCCGAGATCGGGTTGCGCCGCCGCGAGACGTTCAGCGACTACCGGAACCTGATCATCTACGGCCAGCGCACCGCCGACAACCGCCTCGTGTTCGGCGGTCGCGGGGCGCCGTACCACTTCAACTCCCGCATCGCGGCCGGCAACGACCGCGACGAGCGCGTCTTCGCCTCGCTCTACGCGACCCTTCTCGAGATGTTCCCGGTGCTGCGTGGCACCAAGGTCACCCACTCGTGGGGCGGCGCCTTGGGCATCCCCCGCGACTGGTGTGCGTCCGTCGGGATCGACCGGCGGACGGGGCTGGCATGGGCCGGTGGGTACGTCGGCGACGGCGTGACCACCACCAACCTGGCCGGCCGGACGCTCCGGGACCTGATCCTCGGCACGCCCTCGCCGCTCGTCGAGCTGCCGTGGGTCAACCACCGCTCCCCCACGTGGGAGCCCGAGCCGTTCCGGTGGCTCGGCGTCAACGCGGGCCTACGCACGATGACCTTCGCCGACACCGAGGAGCGGGTCTCCGGCCGCCCCTCACTCGCTGCACGTCTCATGACTCCCTTTCTCGGCGGCCACTGA